In Tepidimonas taiwanensis, the following are encoded in one genomic region:
- a CDS encoding DUF3426 domain-containing protein encodes MSFITRCSACGTAFKVVADQLKIADGWVRCGHCQQVFDATQDLQPMPARVPAAAMAVASAPESLEPTPAVPVPSIPPISDPWPVAPPEPPAASMTAAVPQTEAALPPFPALIRDDTAAGSGGLSAAPVEAASLSPVAADVASSTEKVSPPGIGRGADVSTPRETESGAPRPGGEPESPVSAECHPPATGSLADGEPRSADAESPSNAARPAPAVEPSFVRQARRRAFWRRPLVRAALALVALGLTVLLAAQAAWHWRDTWAAQYPWSRPWLQAFCVRTGCTVALPRRPADVVIEGSVLLRRAPDRYSFHLVVRNRTDVEVAAPALELTLTDANGAVLARRVWMPDAWPQPTDRLTPGAEWPLQFELAFDHPHAARMTGYQAELFYP; translated from the coding sequence ATGAGTTTCATCACCCGCTGTTCGGCTTGTGGCACGGCCTTCAAGGTCGTGGCGGATCAGCTCAAGATTGCCGATGGCTGGGTGCGCTGCGGCCACTGCCAGCAGGTATTCGACGCGACGCAGGATTTGCAGCCCATGCCTGCGCGCGTGCCGGCGGCCGCGATGGCGGTTGCATCGGCCCCCGAGAGCCTTGAGCCAACGCCGGCTGTGCCGGTGCCGTCCATACCCCCGATCAGCGACCCGTGGCCCGTCGCCCCTCCTGAGCCGCCAGCGGCGTCGATGACCGCGGCGGTGCCGCAGACGGAAGCAGCCCTGCCACCGTTTCCGGCATTGATCCGGGATGACACCGCGGCGGGCAGTGGAGGGCTGTCGGCCGCACCGGTGGAGGCGGCTTCGCTGTCGCCGGTTGCGGCGGATGTCGCCTCGTCGACGGAGAAGGTCTCGCCGCCAGGCATCGGGCGCGGCGCGGACGTCTCGACACCCCGAGAAACCGAGTCTGGCGCACCAAGGCCCGGAGGGGAGCCAGAGAGCCCAGTGTCTGCCGAGTGCCATCCGCCAGCGACGGGTTCGCTGGCGGATGGCGAGCCTCGTTCAGCCGATGCGGAATCCCCATCCAACGCGGCACGGCCAGCCCCGGCCGTGGAGCCGTCCTTTGTTCGACAGGCGCGCCGCCGCGCGTTCTGGCGGCGCCCGCTGGTACGGGCGGCGCTGGCGCTGGTGGCGCTGGGGTTGACGGTGTTGCTGGCCGCGCAGGCGGCGTGGCATTGGCGCGACACCTGGGCCGCGCAATATCCGTGGTCGCGGCCGTGGTTGCAGGCGTTTTGTGTCCGAACAGGGTGTACCGTGGCCTTGCCCCGTCGGCCAGCGGACGTCGTCATCGAGGGGTCGGTGTTGCTGCGCCGCGCGCCCGATCGCTACAGCTTTCACCTCGTCGTGCGCAACCGCACCGATGTCGAGGTGGCGGCCCCCGCCTTGGAGCTGACCCTGACCGATGCCAACGGTGCCGTGTTGGCTCGGCGTGTTTGGATGCCGGATGCGTGGCCGCAACCCACTGATCGGCTGACACCCGGCGCGGAATGGCCGCTGCAGTTCGAGCTGGCGTTTGACCACCCGCACGCAGCCCGCATGACGGGCTATCAAGCGGAATTGTTTTATCCCTGA
- the prmA gene encoding 50S ribosomal protein L11 methyltransferase: MSAVDSPSSAARWYELVLHVPEARVDDVSDALEALEALSVSVEDADAHTPAEQALFGEPGLPAPAAGWQRSRVVALFDTEAQAREAAALLAPQDFFADCEVVGVRPVADTDWVRLTQSQFDPVPITPDFWIVPSWHEPPAAARTVIRLDPGLAFGTGTHPTTRMCLRWIATHDVAQRRVLDYGCGSGILAIAAAKFGATPVDAVDIDPAAVESTRLNAAANGVALAAGLPEHARGAYDVVLANILATPLKVLAPLLCAHVAPGGHLVLAGILERQADELREAYAPWLALQVHDAEDGWILMTAWRA, from the coding sequence GTGAGCGCGGTTGATTCCCCCTCCAGCGCGGCGCGCTGGTACGAGCTGGTGCTGCACGTGCCCGAGGCGCGGGTGGACGACGTCAGTGACGCGCTGGAGGCGCTGGAGGCGCTCAGCGTCTCGGTCGAGGACGCCGACGCGCACACGCCGGCCGAGCAGGCGCTGTTCGGCGAACCGGGGCTGCCCGCGCCCGCGGCGGGCTGGCAGCGCTCGCGGGTGGTCGCGCTGTTCGATACCGAGGCACAGGCGCGCGAGGCCGCCGCGCTGCTCGCGCCGCAGGATTTTTTTGCGGATTGCGAGGTCGTGGGCGTGCGACCGGTGGCGGATACGGACTGGGTGCGCCTGACGCAGTCGCAGTTCGATCCGGTGCCGATCACGCCGGACTTCTGGATCGTGCCGAGCTGGCACGAACCGCCCGCGGCGGCGCGCACCGTCATCCGGCTCGATCCGGGGCTGGCGTTCGGCACCGGCACACACCCGACCACGCGCATGTGTCTGCGCTGGATCGCCACGCATGATGTGGCGCAGCGGCGCGTGCTCGACTACGGGTGCGGTTCGGGCATCCTCGCGATCGCCGCGGCCAAGTTCGGTGCCACGCCGGTCGACGCGGTGGACATCGACCCCGCCGCCGTCGAATCGACGCGGCTCAACGCCGCGGCCAACGGCGTCGCGCTGGCGGCGGGCTTGCCCGAGCACGCGCGAGGGGCCTACGACGTCGTGCTGGCCAACATTCTGGCGACGCCGCTGAAGGTGCTGGCCCCGCTGCTGTGCGCGCACGTCGCGCCGGGCGGGCATCTGGTCTTGGCCGGCATCCTGGAGCGCCAGGCCGACGAACTGCGCGAGGCTTATGCCCCGTGGCTCGCGCTGCAGGTGCACGACGCCGAGGACGGCTGGATTCTGATGACGGCGTGGCGCGCTTGA